A genome region from Pseudomonas anguilliseptica includes the following:
- a CDS encoding GNAT family N-acetyltransferase: MLPTCLNSIHEIAASQWDALLTDAQPFLRHAFLSTLEDSGSVWGRSGWQPAHTVLLGEQGQLLAAMPSYVKSHSYGEYVFDHGWADACHRAGIDYYPKLLGAIPFSPVTGPPQAAGQLLDQLSASLEQEGLSSLHINFTTEAENTLLQDRDGWLQRLGCQFHWRNRGYRDFQDFLDALSSRKRKQMRKEREQVAGQGIAFDWREGHQLGELEWDFVYLCYANTYRVRGQSPYLTRAFFSLLAERMPEMIRVVLAHQAGRPVAMAFSLVGGDSLYGRYWGCLAEFDRLHFETCFYQCMDFAIANGLQRFDAGAQGEHKLIRGFEPDITHSWHYLCHPGLRAAVANFLAEEQHGVRGYAEQARELLPYRQ, encoded by the coding sequence ATGTTGCCTACCTGCCTTAACTCCATTCATGAAATTGCCGCCAGTCAGTGGGATGCGCTGCTGACTGATGCGCAGCCTTTCTTGCGCCACGCCTTTCTCTCGACACTGGAAGACAGCGGCAGTGTGTGGGGGCGCAGTGGCTGGCAGCCGGCTCATACAGTTCTACTCGGTGAACAAGGCCAACTGCTGGCAGCCATGCCGAGCTATGTGAAAAGCCATTCCTATGGCGAATACGTGTTCGATCATGGCTGGGCGGATGCCTGCCACCGTGCGGGCATCGACTACTACCCCAAGCTGCTCGGTGCGATTCCCTTCTCGCCTGTGACGGGCCCGCCGCAGGCGGCCGGGCAATTGCTTGATCAGCTAAGCGCCAGCCTGGAGCAGGAGGGGCTGTCGAGCCTGCATATCAACTTCACCACCGAGGCCGAAAACACCCTGCTGCAGGATCGTGATGGCTGGTTGCAGCGTCTGGGTTGTCAGTTTCACTGGCGCAATCGCGGCTACCGGGATTTTCAGGATTTTCTCGATGCGCTTAGCTCACGCAAGCGCAAACAGATGCGCAAGGAGCGTGAGCAGGTGGCGGGGCAGGGCATCGCGTTTGACTGGCGTGAGGGCCACCAGCTCGGTGAGCTGGAGTGGGATTTCGTCTACCTGTGTTACGCCAACACCTACCGTGTGCGCGGCCAGTCACCCTATCTGACGCGCGCTTTCTTCAGCCTGTTGGCCGAGCGCATGCCGGAGATGATCCGCGTGGTGCTCGCCCATCAGGCCGGTAGACCAGTGGCCATGGCCTTTAGCCTGGTCGGCGGCGACAGCCTGTATGGCCGCTACTGGGGTTGTCTGGCGGAGTTTGACCGGTTGCATTTCGAAACCTGTTTCTACCAATGCATGGACTTTGCCATCGCCAATGGCCTGCAACGCTTCGACGCCGGTGCCCAGGGCGAACACAAGCTGATCCGCGGCTTTGAGCCGGACATCACCCACTCCTGGCACTACCTCTGCCACCCCGGCCTGCGTGCGGCCGTGGCGAACTTTCTCGCCGAAGAACAGCACGGCGTGCGTGGCTACGCCGAACAGGCCCGCGAGCTGCTGCCGTACCGCCAATAG
- a CDS encoding ParB/Srx family N-terminal domain-containing protein, translating into MRVCAVLLLMAGLSAAAVAEDYRAAKPGELLQVRLEQLHPSQAVVGYDQIYYKLGRFAKEPNKLFDEYCEANGQGESSKVPKGANLHQPDSFSCQGAVASRSSEMKTVVVGPEGRLYLTDGHHTFTTLWEQPEGGATLPMWVKVTDIGSDSADLVSFWQRMQVARKVWLKDGQGQVITPEQIPAQLGLGSLADDPYRALVYFTREVAYDKPRSGEVAPEFLEFYWGNWLRGQLNLSEYDLRDKGDYRDAIAAAAKLMVALKADSTVGDSGFKAAELGGYSSVGRKEMGKMASKKLPYMVAYKAMR; encoded by the coding sequence ATGCGCGTTTGTGCTGTGTTGTTACTGATGGCGGGTTTGAGCGCTGCGGCCGTGGCTGAGGATTACCGCGCGGCTAAGCCTGGCGAGTTGTTGCAGGTACGTCTTGAGCAGTTGCACCCGAGCCAGGCGGTGGTGGGGTATGACCAGATCTATTACAAGCTCGGGCGCTTTGCCAAAGAGCCGAACAAGCTCTTCGATGAGTACTGCGAGGCCAATGGTCAGGGAGAAAGCAGCAAGGTGCCAAAGGGCGCCAACCTGCATCAGCCGGACAGCTTCAGCTGTCAGGGCGCAGTGGCTTCACGCAGCAGTGAAATGAAAACCGTGGTGGTCGGCCCTGAAGGCCGGCTGTATCTGACCGATGGACACCACACCTTTACCACGCTGTGGGAGCAGCCTGAAGGCGGCGCAACGCTGCCGATGTGGGTCAAGGTGACCGACATCGGCAGCGACAGCGCGGATCTGGTCAGTTTCTGGCAGCGCATGCAGGTTGCACGCAAGGTCTGGCTCAAGGATGGCCAAGGTCAGGTGATTACCCCGGAGCAGATTCCAGCGCAACTTGGCCTGGGCAGCCTGGCAGATGATCCTTACCGCGCGTTGGTGTATTTCACCCGTGAGGTGGCCTATGACAAACCCCGTTCGGGCGAAGTGGCCCCGGAGTTTCTTGAGTTTTACTGGGGCAACTGGCTGCGTGGTCAGCTTAACCTGAGCGAGTACGACCTGCGCGACAAGGGCGACTACCGCGACGCGATTGCTGCCGCGGCCAAGCTGATGGTCGCCCTGAAGGCCGACAGCACGGTGGGTGACAGCGGCTTCAAGGCGGCTGAGCTGGGCGGCTATTCCTCCGTCGGCCGCAAGGAAATGGGCAAGATGGCCAGCAAGAAGCTGCCGTATATGGTTGCCTACAAGGCCATGCGCTGA
- a CDS encoding OprO/OprP family phosphate-selective porin, translating into MIRKHSFRGVMAGFATSALALAVSAQAFAGTVTTDGADIVIKTKGGLEVATTDKEFSFKLGGKLQWDATNFDGLMAGTQNDPFDDTFNTFIRRGEVGFEGVAYKDWGYGLRVSYDEDEGTDFDRAYITYSGLGFADVTVGQFGVDYGLEGTTSSSWITAIERPFMYDFLNGDEDAKFGVNVMHAGDNYGLMAQVAHYDQYESDDNDELYGYTLRANWAPYLDGTDVIHLGANYHSSSPDDNTANVRTRMGIRSDEDARIAFGSTADTDKDSEWVLEAGAQFGSFRAAAEYFQRQVSGETAGGLDADVDASGYSAQVSYMIGGARNYKAGAGKWDKPTDMKGTFEVFARYESNTVDADESAIPAQMMGGVVGVVADDLSDEFTANAMVVGVNYFATPAVRMSLNYVDYEVDNLNTNSQVGGENVQDDGKAIIGRLQYVF; encoded by the coding sequence ATGATCCGTAAGCACAGCTTTCGTGGAGTAATGGCCGGCTTCGCTACCAGCGCTCTGGCCCTGGCCGTTTCCGCCCAGGCTTTCGCCGGTACCGTCACCACTGACGGCGCCGATATCGTGATCAAAACCAAGGGTGGCCTGGAAGTCGCTACCACTGACAAAGAGTTCAGCTTCAAACTCGGCGGCAAGCTGCAGTGGGATGCCACCAACTTTGACGGTCTGATGGCCGGTACGCAGAACGATCCGTTCGATGACACCTTCAACACCTTTATCCGTCGCGGTGAAGTCGGTTTTGAAGGCGTTGCCTACAAGGACTGGGGCTATGGCCTGCGTGTCAGCTATGACGAAGATGAGGGCACCGACTTCGATCGTGCCTATATCACCTACAGCGGCCTGGGTTTTGCCGACGTGACCGTTGGCCAGTTCGGTGTCGACTACGGCCTGGAAGGCACCACCAGTTCGTCCTGGATCACTGCCATCGAACGTCCGTTTATGTATGACTTCCTCAATGGCGACGAAGATGCCAAGTTCGGTGTCAACGTTATGCACGCCGGCGACAACTACGGCCTGATGGCTCAGGTTGCCCACTACGATCAGTATGAGAGCGACGACAACGACGAGCTGTACGGCTACACCCTGCGCGCCAATTGGGCACCATACCTGGATGGCACCGATGTGATCCACCTGGGTGCTAACTACCACAGCAGCAGCCCGGACGATAACACTGCCAACGTGCGTACTCGCATGGGCATCCGCAGTGATGAGGACGCGCGCATAGCCTTTGGTTCTACCGCCGATACCGACAAAGACTCTGAGTGGGTGTTGGAAGCCGGTGCTCAGTTCGGTTCGTTCCGCGCTGCTGCTGAATACTTTCAGCGTCAGGTTTCCGGCGAGACTGCTGGTGGGCTTGATGCCGACGTGGATGCTAGCGGTTACTCCGCTCAGGTGTCTTACATGATTGGTGGCGCTCGTAACTACAAAGCCGGTGCCGGCAAGTGGGACAAGCCAACCGATATGAAGGGTACTTTTGAAGTATTTGCACGCTACGAAAGCAACACTGTTGATGCTGACGAAAGTGCCATTCCTGCTCAGATGATGGGCGGTGTGGTTGGCGTGGTCGCTGATGATCTGAGCGATGAATTCACTGCCAATGCCATGGTGGTCGGTGTGAACTACTTTGCTACTCCGGCTGTACGCATGAGCCTGAACTATGTTGACTACGAAGTAGATAACCTCAACACCAACTCGCAAGTGGGTGGTGAAAACGTGCAAGACGACGGCAAAGCCATCATCGGTCGCCTGCAGTACGTATTCTAA
- a CDS encoding DoxX family protein, whose protein sequence is MLSFFNRLQDALDATRRLDFLGPLLLRLYLVPVFWMAGMHKLADIDATAAWFGNPDWGLGLPSPELLAWAAALTEVGGALLLLFGLAVRWVSIPLIVTMLVAIFAVHLPYGWQAIADASAPFANERVMDSVEKIARARELLKEHGNYDWLTSSGKLVVLNNGIEFAATYLVMLVALFFSGAGRWLSLDYWLGKALRKQS, encoded by the coding sequence ATGCTGAGCTTTTTCAATCGTCTCCAGGATGCCCTGGATGCTACCCGTCGCCTGGATTTTCTCGGGCCGTTATTGCTGCGTCTGTACCTGGTGCCCGTGTTCTGGATGGCCGGCATGCACAAGCTGGCGGACATCGACGCAACCGCCGCCTGGTTCGGCAACCCGGATTGGGGCCTGGGCCTGCCATCCCCCGAGCTGCTGGCCTGGGCGGCGGCGCTGACCGAGGTGGGCGGGGCGCTGCTGCTGTTGTTTGGCCTGGCGGTGCGCTGGGTCAGTATTCCGTTGATTGTCACCATGCTGGTGGCGATCTTCGCCGTACACCTGCCCTACGGTTGGCAGGCGATTGCCGATGCCAGCGCGCCGTTTGCCAATGAACGGGTCATGGACTCGGTAGAGAAAATTGCGCGGGCCCGTGAGCTGCTCAAGGAGCATGGTAATTACGATTGGCTGACCAGCAGCGGCAAGCTGGTGGTGCTGAACAACGGCATCGAGTTTGCCGCCACCTACCTGGTAATGCTGGTGGCGCTGTTTTTCAGCGGCGCCGGGCGTTGGCTAAGCCTGGATTACTGGCTGGGCAAGGCATTACGCAAACAATCTTGA
- a CDS encoding DNA-binding domain-containing protein, producing MSGVDAQRAFAARIRQPVEQPLLEGVTAERMAIYEALFFNNIEGFISGAFPVLHRLIEASRWQRLLRSFIAEHQARTPYFLQISQEFLAWLQQGYVAEAGDPPFILELAHYEWVELALDVSEAELPAQGWSPLVWPLAYQWPVQRIGADFQPATPPGEPTCLLVWRDVQDKVRFMQLSPFAYQLAARLQAGAEANSALYDLAQSQGLAADKHYFSNAQSLLADWQRQGIWQPPSD from the coding sequence ATGAGTGGCGTTGACGCGCAACGCGCGTTTGCCGCGCGTATTCGCCAGCCGGTAGAGCAGCCGCTGCTTGAGGGCGTTACGGCCGAGCGGATGGCGATCTACGAAGCGTTGTTCTTCAACAATATCGAAGGCTTTATCAGCGGCGCCTTTCCGGTGCTGCACCGGCTGATCGAGGCCAGTCGGTGGCAGCGTTTGTTGCGCAGCTTTATCGCTGAGCATCAGGCGCGCACGCCGTATTTCTTGCAGATCAGCCAGGAGTTTCTCGCCTGGTTGCAGCAGGGCTATGTCGCCGAGGCTGGCGATCCGCCGTTTATCCTCGAACTGGCGCATTACGAATGGGTTGAGCTGGCGCTGGATGTCAGTGAGGCCGAGCTGCCTGCGCAGGGCTGGTCGCCACTGGTCTGGCCGCTAGCGTATCAGTGGCCGGTGCAGCGCATTGGTGCTGATTTTCAACCTGCCACGCCGCCTGGTGAGCCAACCTGCCTGTTGGTCTGGCGAGATGTGCAGGACAAGGTGCGCTTTATGCAACTCAGCCCCTTTGCCTATCAGTTGGCGGCGCGCCTGCAAGCAGGAGCAGAAGCCAATTCGGCCCTGTACGACCTGGCTCAGAGCCAGGGCTTAGCCGCGGACAAACACTACTTCAGCAATGCCCAGAGCCTGCTGGCGGACTGGCAGCGCCAAGGTATATGGCAACCCCCAAGCGATTAA
- a CDS encoding DUF692 domain-containing protein gives MQVDFVNGAGLGLRRGLLGALQDCSAGEVDFLEVAPENWIGVGGRLGKQLRALSERLPLLCHGLSLNLGGFAPLDIELLKAIKGFLDLHAVRGYSEHLSACADHGQLYDLMPLPFSEESVLRIAERVRIVQDVLERPLIIENVSAYAQLPGELDEAAFVCAVLERADCQLLLDVNNVFVNSINFNFDAQAYIASMPSARIAYLHVAGHYDEASDLKIDTHGAPVIDPVWALLEQAYAVHGVRPTLLERDFNFPPIADLYAEVAKIRQLQAAAAPVRSYGT, from the coding sequence ATGCAGGTAGATTTCGTTAACGGTGCCGGGCTGGGTTTGCGTCGCGGCCTGCTTGGCGCGCTGCAGGACTGCAGCGCAGGCGAGGTGGATTTCCTCGAAGTGGCACCGGAGAACTGGATCGGCGTGGGCGGGCGCCTGGGCAAGCAGTTGCGTGCCCTGAGCGAGCGCCTGCCGCTGCTCTGCCATGGCCTGTCCCTCAATCTCGGTGGCTTTGCGCCGCTGGATATCGAACTGCTCAAGGCCATCAAGGGCTTTCTCGACCTGCATGCGGTGCGCGGTTACAGCGAGCATCTGTCGGCCTGCGCTGACCATGGCCAGTTATATGACCTGATGCCGCTGCCATTTTCCGAGGAATCGGTGCTGCGCATTGCCGAACGGGTGCGCATCGTGCAGGACGTGCTGGAGCGGCCGTTGATCATCGAGAATGTGTCGGCCTATGCACAGCTGCCGGGCGAGCTGGATGAAGCGGCGTTTGTCTGCGCGGTGTTGGAGCGAGCTGACTGCCAGCTGTTGCTGGATGTGAACAACGTCTTCGTCAACAGCATCAATTTCAACTTCGATGCGCAGGCGTATATCGCCAGCATGCCCAGTGCGCGCATCGCCTATCTGCATGTGGCCGGGCATTACGATGAGGCCAGTGATCTGAAGATCGACACCCACGGCGCGCCCGTGATTGATCCGGTCTGGGCGCTGCTGGAACAGGCCTACGCCGTGCATGGCGTGCGCCCGACCTTGCTGGAGCGCGATTTCAACTTCCCTCCGATTGCCGATCTGTATGCCGAGGTGGCGAAGATTCGCCAGCTGCAAGCGGCTGCGGCTCCTGTGCGGAGTTACGGAACATGA
- the plsB gene encoding glycerol-3-phosphate 1-O-acyltransferase PlsB, which translates to MTRSPLRRLVFGTLRRVLYLWVRSETINQSAFTLKLDRSKPVFYVLQQPSLSDLAVVDTECRKAGLPRPVLPVAVGELLEPAAFFYLTPEPDWLGRQDKRGISPTLQRLVSALSQHAVDDAQIIPVSVFWGQSPDRETSPWKLLFADSWAVTGRLRRLVSILILGRKTRVQFSTPIHLRELVEQDKGHERTLRMVQRILRVHFRNQKAAVIGPDVSHRRNLVKGLVYGPQVRQSIIEEAERENISLEKAESQALRYGNEIASDYTYTAIRFLELVLSWFWNKIYDGIKVNHIEGVQEVAQGHEVIYVPCHRSHIDYLLLSYLLFRNGLTPPHIAAGINLNMPVIGGLLRRGGAFFMRRTFKGNPLYTAVFNEYLHTLFSKGFPVEYFVEGGRSRTGRMLQPKTGMLAITMRSFLRSNRLPVVFVPVYIGYERVLEGRTYLGELRGASKKKESIFDIFKVIGALKQRFGHVWVNFGEPIKLAEFLDNEQPNWREQDYGTQYRPTWLNEATNNLGDRVAQHLNEAAAINPVNLVALALLSTSKLALDERALSRVLDLYLALLRSVPYSPHTTLPDGNGQALIEYVQKMDLLAEQKDALGKILYLDEQNAVLMTYYRNNVLHIFALPALLASFFQSSARMSREQILRFTRALYPYLQAELFIRWNLDELGGVVDQWLAAFVEQGLLKLDGDMYVRPVPSSREFVLLTLLARAIVQTLQRFYMATALLLNAGQNAISAEELEDLCTVMAQRLSILHGLNAPEFFDKSLFRHFIQSLLDQGVLRQDEAGKLSHHPLLSELAEGAAKRVLPAEIRLSIRQVAMDRNEDVAEPV; encoded by the coding sequence ATGACCCGATCTCCGCTTCGCCGTCTCGTTTTTGGCACCCTGCGCCGCGTGCTGTACCTCTGGGTGCGCTCGGAAACCATCAACCAGTCCGCCTTTACCCTCAAGCTCGACCGCAGCAAGCCGGTGTTCTACGTGCTGCAACAGCCGTCGCTGAGTGACCTGGCGGTGGTCGATACGGAGTGCCGCAAGGCCGGCCTGCCGCGCCCGGTGCTGCCGGTGGCCGTGGGTGAGCTGCTGGAGCCTGCCGCCTTCTTCTACCTGACGCCTGAGCCCGACTGGCTCGGCCGGCAGGACAAACGCGGCATCTCGCCGACCCTGCAACGCCTGGTCAGCGCGTTGAGCCAGCATGCGGTGGACGATGCGCAAATCATTCCGGTCAGCGTGTTCTGGGGCCAGTCGCCCGACCGTGAAACCAGCCCGTGGAAGCTGCTGTTCGCAGACAGCTGGGCGGTCACCGGGCGACTGCGCCGGCTGGTGAGCATTCTGATTCTCGGCCGCAAGACCCGCGTGCAGTTCTCCACGCCGATTCATCTGCGCGAGCTGGTCGAGCAGGACAAAGGCCACGAGCGCACCCTGCGCATGGTTCAGCGCATCCTGCGCGTGCACTTCCGCAACCAGAAGGCCGCGGTCATCGGCCCGGACGTGTCGCACCGGCGCAACCTGGTCAAGGGGCTGGTGTATGGCCCGCAGGTGCGTCAGTCGATCATCGAAGAAGCCGAACGCGAGAACATCAGCCTGGAGAAGGCCGAAAGCCAGGCCCTACGCTATGGCAACGAGATCGCCTCGGACTACACCTACACCGCCATCCGCTTCCTCGAACTGGTGCTGAGCTGGTTCTGGAACAAGATCTACGACGGCATCAAGGTCAATCATATCGAGGGCGTGCAGGAAGTCGCCCAGGGCCATGAGGTGATCTATGTGCCCTGTCACCGCAGCCATATCGACTACCTGCTGCTGTCCTACCTGTTGTTCCGCAACGGCCTGACGCCGCCGCATATCGCCGCTGGCATCAACCTCAACATGCCGGTGATCGGCGGTCTGCTGCGCCGTGGTGGTGCGTTCTTTATGCGCCGCACCTTCAAGGGCAACCCGCTGTACACCGCAGTGTTCAACGAATACCTGCATACCCTGTTCAGCAAGGGCTTCCCGGTCGAATACTTCGTTGAAGGCGGACGTTCGCGTACCGGGCGTATGCTGCAACCGAAAACCGGCATGCTAGCCATCACCATGCGCAGTTTCCTGCGCAGCAATCGCCTGCCAGTGGTGTTTGTGCCGGTGTATATCGGCTACGAGCGCGTGCTGGAAGGCCGCACTTACCTGGGCGAGCTGCGCGGCGCGAGCAAGAAAAAGGAGTCGATCTTCGACATCTTCAAGGTCATCGGTGCGCTCAAGCAGCGCTTTGGTCATGTCTGGGTCAACTTCGGTGAGCCGATCAAGCTGGCAGAATTCCTCGACAACGAGCAGCCGAACTGGCGCGAACAGGATTACGGCACCCAGTACCGCCCGACCTGGCTCAATGAAGCCACCAACAACCTCGGCGACCGCGTGGCCCAGCACCTCAACGAGGCGGCAGCGATCAACCCGGTCAATCTGGTGGCCCTGGCGCTGCTCTCCACCAGCAAGCTGGCGCTGGACGAACGCGCCCTGTCGCGTGTGCTCGACCTGTATCTAGCCCTACTGCGCAGCGTGCCCTACTCGCCGCACACCACCCTGCCGGACGGCAACGGCCAGGCGCTGATCGAATACGTGCAGAAGATGGATCTGCTCGCCGAACAGAAGGACGCCCTCGGCAAGATCCTCTATCTGGACGAGCAAAACGCCGTTCTGATGACCTACTACCGCAACAACGTGCTGCACATCTTTGCCCTGCCGGCGTTGCTGGCGAGCTTCTTCCAGAGCAGCGCCCGGATGAGCCGCGAGCAGATCCTGCGCTTTACCCGCGCGCTCTACCCCTACCTGCAAGCCGAACTGTTTATCCGCTGGAACCTGGATGAGCTGGGCGGTGTGGTTGATCAATGGCTAGCCGCCTTCGTTGAACAGGGCCTGCTCAAGCTCGATGGCGACATGTACGTGCGTCCGGTGCCCAGCTCGCGCGAGTTCGTTCTGCTCACCCTGCTGGCCCGCGCCATTGTGCAAACCCTGCAGCGCTTCTATATGGCCACCGCCCTGCTGCTGAATGCCGGACAGAACGCCATCAGCGCCGAAGAATTGGAAGACCTCTGCACCGTGATGGCCCAGCGCCTGTCGATTCTGCATGGCCTCAACGCCCCGGAGTTCTTCGACAAGAGCCTATTCCGCCACTTTATCCAGAGCCTGCTCGACCAGGGCGTGCTGCGTCAGGACGAAGCCGGCAAGCTCAGCCACCACCCGCTGCTCAGCGAACTGGCTGAAGGTGCCGCCAAGCGCGTGCTGCCGGCAGAAATTCGCCTGTCGATTCGCCAAGTGGCCATGGATCGCAACGAGGATGTCGCCGAGCCGGTGTAA
- the tnpC gene encoding IS66 family transposase, translating to MISVPETLPDDPAALKQLLAEVLSSAQELAKDKDGQIERLREQNALLIQRLFGRKSEQSSDPDSPQLEMFNEAESLAEAAAEAPAAEVEEEVVAPTKRRGKRKPLPAELPRVEVIHELPEHELTCECGCRKQAIGEETSEQLEIIPMQVQVIRHIRKTYACKACESAPVTADKPAQLIEKSLASPSVLAMLLTSKYADGIPLYRFEKMLSRHGIDIPRQTLARWVIQCGELLQPLLNLMRDRLLDSPVIHCDETRVQVLKEPGRDPSSHSWMWVQTGGPPGKPVILFDYTTSRAQEVPLRLLDGYRGYLMTDDYAGYNAVAAQQGVERLACWAHARRKFVEAQKVQPKGKTGRADIALGMINKLYGIERELKDASDEQRYRGRQQHSLPLLDQLKTWLEKTQPQVTAQNALGKAVNYLASNWSRLERYIEAGHLPIDNNAAERAIRPFVIGRKNWLFSDTPKGATASAQLYSLVETAKTNGQEPYAWLRHVLERLPLANSVEAYEALLPWNCQPTTPL from the coding sequence ATGATTTCTGTGCCCGAAACCCTTCCTGATGACCCCGCCGCGCTCAAGCAATTGCTCGCTGAGGTGTTGTCGTCGGCGCAGGAATTGGCCAAGGACAAGGATGGGCAGATCGAGCGCCTGCGCGAACAAAACGCGCTGTTGATCCAGCGCCTGTTCGGCCGTAAATCCGAGCAGAGCAGCGACCCGGATTCACCGCAGCTAGAGATGTTCAACGAAGCGGAAAGCCTGGCCGAAGCGGCGGCTGAAGCTCCGGCCGCTGAGGTCGAGGAAGAAGTCGTTGCGCCGACCAAGCGCCGCGGCAAGCGCAAGCCGTTACCGGCCGAACTACCGCGTGTCGAGGTCATCCACGAACTGCCCGAACACGAACTGACCTGCGAATGCGGTTGCCGCAAGCAGGCCATCGGCGAAGAAACCAGCGAGCAGCTGGAAATCATCCCGATGCAGGTTCAGGTGATCCGCCACATTCGCAAGACCTATGCCTGCAAGGCCTGCGAAAGCGCGCCGGTCACCGCTGACAAGCCGGCCCAACTGATCGAGAAAAGCCTGGCCAGCCCGAGCGTGCTGGCGATGCTGCTGACCAGCAAATACGCCGACGGCATCCCACTGTATCGCTTCGAAAAGATGCTCAGTCGCCATGGCATCGACATCCCCCGGCAGACCCTGGCGCGCTGGGTGATCCAGTGCGGCGAACTGCTACAACCGTTGCTCAACCTGATGCGCGACAGGCTGCTGGACAGTCCGGTGATCCACTGCGATGAAACCCGCGTGCAGGTGCTCAAGGAGCCTGGGCGCGATCCGAGCAGCCACTCCTGGATGTGGGTGCAGACCGGTGGCCCGCCTGGCAAACCGGTGATCCTCTTCGACTACACAACCAGCCGCGCGCAGGAGGTGCCGCTGCGCCTGCTCGACGGTTATCGCGGCTACCTGATGACCGACGATTACGCCGGCTACAACGCCGTGGCCGCACAACAAGGTGTTGAGCGCCTGGCCTGCTGGGCGCATGCGCGGCGCAAGTTCGTCGAAGCGCAAAAGGTGCAACCGAAGGGCAAAACCGGGCGTGCCGACATCGCGTTGGGGATGATCAACAAGCTCTACGGCATCGAGCGCGAACTTAAGGATGCCAGCGATGAACAGCGCTACCGGGGCCGCCAGCAGCACAGCCTACCGCTCCTCGATCAGCTCAAGACCTGGCTGGAGAAAACCCAGCCGCAGGTCACGGCGCAGAATGCCCTGGGCAAAGCAGTGAACTACCTGGCGAGCAACTGGAGCCGACTCGAACGCTACATCGAGGCTGGCCACCTGCCGATCGATAACAACGCTGCCGAGCGCGCGATCCGGCCCTTCGTCATAGGTCGCAAGAACTGGCTGTTCAGCGACACGCCGAAAGGCGCGACCGCCAGCGCCCAACTCTACAGCCTGGTGGAAACCGCCAAGACCAATGGCCAGGAGCCCTACGCCTGGTTGCGCCATGTCCTCGAACGCCTGCCGCTGGCCAACAGCGTTGAAGCCTACGAAGCGCTGCTGCCTTGGAACTGCCAACCAACGACGCCACTGTAA
- the tnpB gene encoding IS66 family insertion sequence element accessory protein TnpB (TnpB, as the term is used for proteins encoded by IS66 family insertion elements, is considered an accessory protein, since TnpC, encoded by a neighboring gene, is a DDE family transposase.), whose amino-acid sequence MLSSNFFLEPAVMMRPDAKVEKVYLYPKPVDFRKSIDGLAALVELDIKVAVFDPVLFVFLNRARSRVKILYWERNGFCLWLKRLEAERFKSHPEPGEDAIVLTAQELNWLLDGIDLWRNRPHQVLTPRFVT is encoded by the coding sequence ATGCTGAGCTCCAATTTCTTTCTGGAGCCAGCCGTCATGATGCGCCCCGACGCCAAAGTCGAAAAAGTCTATCTATACCCCAAGCCGGTGGATTTCCGAAAATCCATCGATGGCCTGGCCGCCCTGGTCGAGCTGGATATCAAGGTGGCGGTGTTCGACCCGGTGCTGTTCGTCTTCCTCAACCGCGCGCGCAGCCGGGTGAAGATTTTGTATTGGGAGCGCAACGGCTTTTGCCTGTGGCTCAAGCGATTGGAGGCTGAACGCTTCAAGTCGCATCCGGAACCTGGCGAAGATGCGATCGTGCTGACGGCCCAGGAGTTGAACTGGTTGTTGGACGGTATCGACCTGTGGCGCAACCGGCCGCACCAGGTTTTGACCCCTAGGTTCGTCACCTGA